In Jaculus jaculus isolate mJacJac1 chromosome 11, mJacJac1.mat.Y.cur, whole genome shotgun sequence, the following proteins share a genomic window:
- the LOC101605511 gene encoding 60S ribosomal protein L27-like: MGKFMKPGKVVLVLAGHYSGRKAVIVKNIDDGTSDHPYSHALVAGIDRYPRKVTAAMGKKKIAKRPKIKSFVKVYNYNHLMPTRYSVDIPLDKTVVNKDVFRDPALKRKVIREAKVKFEERYKTGKNKWFFQKLRF, translated from the coding sequence ATGGGCAAGTTCATGAAACCCGGGAAAGTGGTGCTGGTCCTGGCTGGCCACTACTCTGGACGCAAAGCCGTCATCGTGAAGAATATTGATGATGGCACCTCCGACCATCCCTACAGCCATGCTCTGGTGGCTGGAATTGACCGCTATCCACGCAAAGTGACAGCTGCCATGGGCAAGAAGAAAATTGCCAAAAGGCCAAAGATCAAGTCTTTTGTGAAGGTTTATAATTATAATCACCTCATGCCCACAAGATACTCTGTGGATATCCCCTTGGACAAAACTGTTGTCAACAAAGATGTCTTCAGAGACCCAGCTCTGAAACGTAAGGTCATACGGGAGGCCAAGGTCAAGTTTGAGGAGAGATACAAGACCGGCAAGAACAAGTGGTTCTTCCAGAAGCTTCGGTTTTag